From a single Leopardus geoffroyi isolate Oge1 chromosome E1, O.geoffroyi_Oge1_pat1.0, whole genome shotgun sequence genomic region:
- the SMIM36 gene encoding small integral membrane protein 36 codes for MEFYLEIDPVTLNLIILVASYVILLLVFLISCVLYDCRGKDPSKEYAPETTLDAQPSIHLVVMQQSTSGDLWARRPSLHFGDPVPLGKKSTMV; via the coding sequence ATGGAGTTTTACTTGGAGATCGACCCTGTCACCTTGAACCTGATCATCCTAGTAGCAAGCTACGTCATCTTGCTCTTGGTATTCCTCATCTCCTGCGTGCTGTATGACTGCCGAGGCAAGGACCCCAGTAAGGAGTACGCTCCTGAGACCACTCTTGATGCCCAGCCCTCCATCCACTTGGTGGTGATGCAGCAGAGCACGTCAGGGGACCTCTGGGCAAGGAGGCCCAGCCTTCATTTTGGGGATCCTGTTCCATTAGGGAAGAAAAGCACAATGGTGTGA